A segment of the Bdellovibrio bacteriovorus genome:
GAATTCAGAAAGAAAATGGGCGACATCAAAGAAAACGTGGCTCAGGAGCTTGAAAAAAGCGCATGGAGCGACCGCTATCATGCCGTTGAATCAAAAGTGAAAGAAGGAGTCGAGGCTTCCGAGGACCTTGTGAAAGCCCATCCTTTCTATGCCATCCTCGGAGCCGCCGCAGTAGGCTTTGTGGCCGGAGCCCTTATCAACCGTAAACACTAATCGGAAAGGCCCCGCAAGGGGCCTTTTGTTCAGCCAGGAGAATGCTATGAAGTGGTTAGGATTTATACTTCCTTTCATCATGGGTTTGGGTGGAAAAGGCAGCCATAGACCTCGTCGCAGTCTGAAGGACAGCGCCCTGGAAATTTATGACGCCATCACCATCCGCAGTCGGACGGCGGTCTTTTTGTCAATGACCGGCCTTGGGGCCATCGCCTTTGTCTGTGGCGGCGTCTTTATGTTCATCACTGAAGCCACCAGTCAGTACGACACGACCGGCTACGTGTTCTGGAATTCAACCTTGATCACAAGTCTGTGCCTGACCGCTGCGGCTGTCGGCGGATTAAGCTATGTCTACTTCTTTGCCTGGCCCGGTGTGCGCGCCGCGGATCGACGCCGTGAAGCCGCAGAGATCGAATTCAAACGTCAGCAAGAGCTTCATGCCGGTTCACTGGAAGCCGCTCTGTCGGCCCTGGTGATGGACTTTGTTCGCGAACGTGAACTTCGCCGTGCCCAGCGCACCAGCAGTCCTTCTCCGGCCCCGGAATCCAGCACCGAAGGCGAACTGCACCGCGCCCGCGCCGAAGCCGAACGCCCTTCCGCAAATCTTCATTGAAGAGGCGCGTGAGTTTTCCGGTACAGCGTTTTTCGGTCAATTCCCAGATCGCGGGAGCTTTTTTCACGGGCTCCCCGGTTCGTTTTCAAAACATATTCGATGTAAGCTTTGTTCAATTCATCCAGGGACAGAAAACGCCCCTGGGTCTGATGGAGCTTTTCGAAAATCTGATCCAGACTGCACTCCCGAACCTGAAGATCATCCTGCAGAACTTTCAGCGAGATGGTGCCGGCCGGGCTTAAGACCACGGCCCGCTCAATCGTGTTTTCAAGTTCCCGCACATTTCCCATCCACGGACGGGTCAGCAAAAAATCTTCGACGTCCCGGCCCCATTTCTTTTCGGGCATCTGATAACGCCGCGTGAACTTATCCAGGAAATAGTGAGCCAGAGGCAAAATATCCTCGACGCGCTCACGCAGTGGCGGAATCTTTATCGACACCACTTTCAGGCGAAAATACAGATCCTCGCGAAAGCGTTTGTCCTGCACATCGCCTTCCAGGTCATTGTGAGTGGCCGCCACGATACGCAGATTCAACGGGCGATAATGGTTTTCCCCGACTCTTTTGACTTTCTTTTCCTGCAGCACACGCAGAAGCTTCGCCTGCAGATGCAGATCCAAGTCCCCGATTTCGTCCAAAAACAAAGTGCCGCCGTCTGCTTCCTCAAACAATCCCTGACGGGCGTTCATCGCGCCGGTGAAAGCGCCGCGCGCATAACCAAAAAGCTCCGACTCCAAAAGAGGTTCCGGAATGGCGGAACAGTTGATCGGCACAAAGGTTTTTCGCTGTCTTGCACTCTGATCATGAATAAGCCGGGCAATAACCTCCTTGCCCGTGCCACTTTCCCCGGTGATCAGAACATTGGCAGAACTGGCCGCCACCAGACGCGCCAGATCCAGCACCTCCAAAAAACGGGGGCTTTTTGCGATGATGCGCGAATCCGCCGTCACAGAACACCTCGGTGGTCCTGGCGGGGCTCGTGCCATTCACACCAGTTTTGTTCCGGCACGATGCGCCCTTCCTCGATGAACTCAAGCACTTCGACCATGGCTTTGCCCACTCCCGCGGCCGAGGCGGGATTTTGACCGGTCACCAGGCGACCACTCTTCACGACGTGCCCGGCAAACTTCGGGGAGGAGGTGTGATGAGCGCCCCGCTCCTGCAAACGCGTCTGCAGTAAAAATGGCACCGACTTTTCCATGCCGACGAATTCTTCCTCTTCATTGGTGAAACTGGAAATCTCGTGGCCCTTCACCAGATACTGCCCGTCAGACAGACGCACGTTCACCAGCGCCGCAGGACCGTGGCAAACGGCTCCGACCACTCCATTGTTTTCATAAATTTCCGCTGTCAGTTTTTGCAACTGCAGATTTTCGGGAAAATCAAACATCGTCCCGTGCCCACCGGCAAAAAAAATCGCGCAGTAGTCCCGACTGGAAACCTGCCAGGGTTTTATCGTGCCTTCCACCTTGGAAAGAAACTCTTCATCATTCATCCAGGTGGCATTCAGAGGATCGTCCATCTTCACACCGTCCAGGGGCACTTTGCCTCCCAGGGGACTGATCATATCCACGTCATATCCCGCACGCACAAATTCATCATAGGGATGGGTTATTTCAGAAAGATAAGCGCCCGTGTGATGGCCGGTGTCGCCAAGCTGATCGGTGCTGGTCAGAACAAAAAGCACTTTGTGGCTTTTCATGGCCGTTCCTCCTTCGCAATACACCTATCTTCTCAAAGCGGGCTTGCGAACTCAAAGCTATGCCGGCACAAATGCAAATCAACAGTCATTCACCGAAAAAGGTTTTCAGCACTTCCACTGGTTGCAAGCCCAGCAACACTTCACCATCATCCCGGACCAATGTGGGTACAGAGCCTGTGCCCAGATGCTGCCATTCTCTTTGCCAGCGGTCGGCTTCGGATGCGGCGGCACTGTCGACCCTCACAGAATCAAACTGAAACTGATGAGCCACAGATCTGATAACACTTTCATCGGAGATGTCTTCGCCGTTCACCCAAAATTCCCGGGCCAGAGTGTGTCTGAAAACCATTCCCAGCAACGGATCCTGCCGGGAGGCTGCGATGGAATACTGAATGGCCTTCAATGTATTGGGCTTTCCAATCGGAAACGCAATGTCGATTTCCGGCATCAGTTCCTTCACCGTCACAACTTCCCGCTCGATACTTTGAGAAAACCCCAGATTCGCCATTTGCATCGGAACCGGCAATTCGGGAGCATGCTGCACACCCCGCCACTGGATAAAACCGGCCAAGTGCTGCGCCACCAGCCGTTCTTCAAGGGCGTAACAAAACGGACAATTGAAATCACTGTACAGAATCGCTTTATGTCTCACGCCGGGCCTCCCGCCCAAGTCTAGATCAGTGGACTGTGACGTCAAGTCCACCCAAAAGCTTCAAAGGTCCCTGCCTTGACGACGTTTATTTTGACAAGA
Coding sequences within it:
- a CDS encoding glycine zipper domain-containing protein, with the protein product MEATTGEFRKKMGDIKENVAQELEKSAWSDRYHAVESKVKEGVEASEDLVKAHPFYAILGAAAVGFVAGALINRKH
- a CDS encoding sigma-54 interaction domain-containing protein, giving the protein MTADSRIIAKSPRFLEVLDLARLVAASSANVLITGESGTGKEVIARLIHDQSARQRKTFVPINCSAIPEPLLESELFGYARGAFTGAMNARQGLFEEADGGTLFLDEIGDLDLHLQAKLLRVLQEKKVKRVGENHYRPLNLRIVAATHNDLEGDVQDKRFREDLYFRLKVVSIKIPPLRERVEDILPLAHYFLDKFTRRYQMPEKKWGRDVEDFLLTRPWMGNVRELENTIERAVVLSPAGTISLKVLQDDLQVRECSLDQIFEKLHQTQGRFLSLDELNKAYIEYVLKTNRGAREKSSRDLGIDRKTLYRKTHAPLQ
- a CDS encoding type 1 glutamine amidotransferase domain-containing protein; the protein is MKSHKVLFVLTSTDQLGDTGHHTGAYLSEITHPYDEFVRAGYDVDMISPLGGKVPLDGVKMDDPLNATWMNDEEFLSKVEGTIKPWQVSSRDYCAIFFAGGHGTMFDFPENLQLQKLTAEIYENNGVVGAVCHGPAALVNVRLSDGQYLVKGHEISSFTNEEEEFVGMEKSVPFLLQTRLQERGAHHTSSPKFAGHVVKSGRLVTGQNPASAAGVGKAMVEVLEFIEEGRIVPEQNWCEWHEPRQDHRGVL
- a CDS encoding DsbA family oxidoreductase; amino-acid sequence: MRHKAILYSDFNCPFCYALEERLVAQHLAGFIQWRGVQHAPELPVPMQMANLGFSQSIEREVVTVKELMPEIDIAFPIGKPNTLKAIQYSIAASRQDPLLGMVFRHTLAREFWVNGEDISDESVIRSVAHQFQFDSVRVDSAAASEADRWQREWQHLGTGSVPTLVRDDGEVLLGLQPVEVLKTFFGE